In the Chelonoidis abingdonii isolate Lonesome George chromosome 13, CheloAbing_2.0, whole genome shotgun sequence genome, one interval contains:
- the LOC142047697 gene encoding E3 ubiquitin-protein ligase TRIM21-like, which produces APAPGPDSVTLSPVDVTLDPDTANPCLVLSEDRNRVRQGDTRQELPDNPERFDRYSIVLGAEGFAGGRCYWEVEVGHKAGWDLGVCRGSLSRKGEFTYNPGNGCSVMWLREGGYKALTFPQTPLLVSVRPSQVGIFLDYEADKVSFYNVTDKSHLFTFTDTFSGTLRPYFYPGATNAAPLIICPVPAQARGNLCP; this is translated from the coding sequence GCACCTGCCCCCGGCCCTGACTCTGTGACTCTCTCCCCAGTGGacgtgactctggatccagacacggcaAATCCCTGTCTCGTCCTGTCTGAGGATCGGAACCGTGTGAGACAGGGAGACACACGTCAGGAACTGCCTGacaaccctgagagatttgaTAGATATTCCATTGTCCTGGGCGCTGAGGGGTTCGCGGGCGGGAGGTgttactgggaggtggaggtgggacaCAAGGCTGGGTGGGACCTGGGGGTTTGTAGGGGATCTCTGAGCAGGAAGGGGGAGTTCACATACAACCCTGGGAATGGATGTTCGGTCATGTGGCTGAGAGAGGGGGGATACAAGGCTCTCACCTTCCCCCAGACCCCCCTCCTTGTGAGCGTCAGGCCCAGCCAGGTGGGGATTTTCCTGGACTATGAGGCAGACAAGGTCTCGTTTTACAATGTGACTGACAAGTCCCATCTCTTCACTTTCACCGACACCTTCTCCGGGACGCTCCGCCCTTATTTCTATCCTGGGGCTACAAATGCAGCTCCCCTGATCATCTGCCCGGTCCCAGCTCAGGCCAGAGGGAATCTCTGTCCCTGA